In Labrus bergylta chromosome 11, fLabBer1.1, whole genome shotgun sequence, one genomic interval encodes:
- the itm2ca gene encoding integral membrane protein 2C, protein MVKISFQSVSGQKVEKENDGDKTEILIPHPMDEEELVLPLRPKKSPLNGLCCLTFGLVVFMAGLVLASIYVYRYYFIPHIPEENLFHCRVLYEDSAYAPLRGRQELEENVGIYLADNYEKITVPVPHFGGSDPADIIHDFHRGLTAYHDIALDKCYVIELNTTIVMPPRNLWELLINVKKGTYLPQTYIIHEEMVVTGKVHNLRQLGPFINRLCNGKDTYRLSRRVTRRRINKREAKDCHHIRHFENTFVVETVICDEA, encoded by the exons ATGGTGAAGATCAGTTTCCAGTCTGTCTCGGGACAGAAAGTGGAGAAGGAGAATGATGGCGACAAGACCGAAATCCTCATTCCCCATCCGATG gATGAGGAGGAGCTGGTGCTGCCGCTGCGGCCCAAAAAGTCTCCCCTCAACGGCCTGTGCTGCCTGACGTTCGGCCTGGTTGTGTTCATGGCTGGTCTGGTCCTCGCCTCCATTTATGTCTACCGCTACTACTTCATACCTCAT aTCCCAGAGGAGAACCTGTTCCACTGCAGGGTGCTCTATGAAGACTCTGCGTACGCCCCGCTGCGAGGGCGtcaggagctggaggagaatgtTGGCATCTACTTGGCCGACAACTACGAGAAGATCACCGTGCCCGTGCCTCACTTCGGAGGCAGCGACCCCGCTGATATCATCCATGACTTCCACAGA GGACTTACCGCTTACCACGACATTGCTCTGGACAAGTGCTACGTTATAGAGCTCAACACCACCATCGTGATGCCGCCACGCAACCTTTGGGAGCTTCTAATCAACGTCAAG AAGGGAACATACTTGCCTCAGACCTACATCATCCACGAAGAGATGGTGGTGACTGGCAAAGTGCACAACCTGCGTCAGCTGGGACCGTTCATCAACCGCCTGTGCAATGGAAAGGACACGTACCGCTTGAGCCGCCGTGTCACCCGCAGGC GCATCAACAAGCGCGAGGCCAAGGACTGCCACCACATCCGTCACTTTGAGAACACCTTTGTGGTGGAGACGGTTATCTGCGATGAAGCGTAA
- the LOC109991951 gene encoding lysophosphatidic acid receptor 6-like isoform X2, with translation MNITEEGPEPQPLYSVVFGCILALGLPLNAVSLWTLLRHHSLKSPSAVFMVNLAVSDLLLVVSLPMRVYYYATGTWPLGNLVCNLITMLFHNNIRSSAFFITFISVDRLLAVVYPLRSRHLRTSSNAWKAAALVWLLVLVINIPESMRFSRFLDKLPESSCFEFMRPPRSSLHYIQPVVMFSMLAVNMVCTALVSWTLNRRLNDSARVNNKCELLPGSFVVLLLS, from the exons ATGAACATTACTGAAGAGGGGCCAGAGCCACAGCCGCTTTACTCCGTGGTCTTTGGCTGTATTCTAGCGCTGGGTCTGCCTCTTAATGCCGTGTCACTGTGGACTCTGCTCAGACACCACAGCCTCAAATCCCCCAGTGCCGTCTTCATGGTGAACCTGGCAGTCTCAGACCTGCTGCTGGTGGTCTCTTTACCAATGAGGGTCTACTACTACGCCACAGGCACCTGGCCTCTgggcaatttggtttgcaactTGATTACAATGCTCTTTCACAACAACATCCGCTCCAGCGCCTtcttcatcaccttcatcagcGTGGACCGGCTGCTGGCTGTGGTTTATCCTCTGAGGTCACGCCACCTTCGAACCTCGTCTAACGCCTGGAAAGCTGCAGCGCTCGTTTGGCTGCTTGTGTTGGTGATCAACATCCCAGAGAGTATGCGCTTTTCAAGGTTTTTAGATAAATTACCTGAATCTTCCTGTTTTGAATTTATGCGTCCTCCTAGATCATCGTTGCATTACATTCAGCCCGTGGTCATGTTCAGCATGCTGGCCGTCAACATGGTGTGCACGGCTCTGGTGTCTTGGACTCTGAACAGACGCCTGAATGACTCTGCCAGGGTCAACAACAAG TGTGAACTGCTGCCTGGATCCTTTGTTGTATTACTTTTGTCTTGA
- the LOC109991897 gene encoding lysophosphatidic acid receptor 6-like, translating into MNITEEGPEPQPLYSVVFGCILALGLPLNAVSLWTLLRHHSLKSPSAVFMVNLAVSDLLLVVSLPMRVYYYATGTWPLGNLVCNLITMLFHNNIRSSAFFITFISVDRLLAVVYPLRSRHLRTSSNAWKAAALVWLLVLVINIPESMHFSKFLKELNGSSCFPKTPHRSPLHYIQPVLMFSMLAVNMVCTALVSWTLSRRLNDSARVNNKCELLPGSFVVLLLS; encoded by the exons ATGAACATTACTGAAGAGGGGCCAGAGCCACAGCCGCTTTACTCCGTGGTCTTTGGCTGTATTCTAGCGCTGGGTCTGCCTCTTAATGCCGTGTCACTGTGGACTCTGCTCAGACACCACAGCCTCAAATCCCCCAGTGCCGTCTTCATGGTGAACCTGGCAGTCTCAGACCTGCTGCTGGTGGTCTCTTTACCAATGAGGGTCTACTACTACGCCACAGGCACCTGGCCTCTgggcaatttggtttgcaactTGATTACAATGCTCTTTCACAACAACATCCGCTCCAGCGCCTtcttcatcaccttcatcagcGTGGACCGGCTGCTGGCTGTGGTTTATCCTCTGAGGTCACGCCACCTTCGAACCTCGTCTAACGCCTGGAAAGCTGCGGCGCTCGTTTGGCTGCTTGTGTTGGTGATCAACATCCCAGAGAGTATgcatttttcaaagtttttaaagGAGTTAAATGGATCTTCCTGTTTTcctaagactcctcatagatcACCGTTGCATTACATTCAGCCCGTGCTCATGTTCAGCATGCTGGCCGTCAACATGGTGTGCACGGCTCTGGTGTCTTGGACTCTTAGTAGACGCCTGAATGACTCTGCCAGGGTCAACAACAAG TGTGAACTGCTGCCTGGATCCTTTGTTGTATTACTTTTGTCTTGA
- the LOC109991951 gene encoding lysophosphatidic acid receptor 6-like isoform X1, whose protein sequence is MNITEEGPEPQPLYSVVFGCILALGLPLNAVSLWTLLRHHSLKSPSAVFMVNLAVSDLLLVVSLPMRVYYYATGTWPLGNLVCNLITMLFHNNIRSSAFFITFISVDRLLAVVYPLRSRHLRTSSNAWKAAALVWLLVLVINIPESMRFSRFLDKLPESSCFEFMRPPRSSLHYIQPVVMFSMLAVNMVCTALVSWTLNRRLNDSARVNNKVNVMLIFFLNLVMFIMCFISPSVGILSTNNQVTPLICLASVNCCLDPLLYYFCLDAFWKKKEDVNLPGEQQLKDIRSPCVGLE, encoded by the coding sequence ATGAACATTACTGAAGAGGGGCCAGAGCCACAGCCGCTTTACTCCGTGGTCTTTGGCTGTATTCTAGCGCTGGGTCTGCCTCTTAATGCCGTGTCACTGTGGACTCTGCTCAGACACCACAGCCTCAAATCCCCCAGTGCCGTCTTCATGGTGAACCTGGCAGTCTCAGACCTGCTGCTGGTGGTCTCTTTACCAATGAGGGTCTACTACTACGCCACAGGCACCTGGCCTCTgggcaatttggtttgcaactTGATTACAATGCTCTTTCACAACAACATCCGCTCCAGCGCCTtcttcatcaccttcatcagcGTGGACCGGCTGCTGGCTGTGGTTTATCCTCTGAGGTCACGCCACCTTCGAACCTCGTCTAACGCCTGGAAAGCTGCAGCGCTCGTTTGGCTGCTTGTGTTGGTGATCAACATCCCAGAGAGTATGCGCTTTTCAAGGTTTTTAGATAAATTACCTGAATCTTCCTGTTTTGAATTTATGCGTCCTCCTAGATCATCGTTGCATTACATTCAGCCCGTGGTCATGTTCAGCATGCTGGCCGTCAACATGGTGTGCACGGCTCTGGTGTCTTGGACTCTGAACAGACGCCTGAATGACTCTGCCAGGGTCAACAACAAGGTGAATGTCATGCTGATTTTCTTCTTGAACCTGGTTATGTTCATCATGTGCTTCATATCGCCATCTGTTGGTATACTTTCAACAAATAATCAGGTAACACCTTTAATATGTCTCGCCAGTGTGAACTGCTGCCTGGATCCTTTGTTGTATTACTTTTGTCTTGATGCTTTctggaagaagaaagaggatgTGAATCTTCCAGGAGAACAGCAGTTAAAGGACATACGATCTCCATGTGTCGGTTTGGAATGA
- the LOC109991951 gene encoding lysophosphatidic acid receptor 5-like isoform X3 — MNITEEGPEPQPLYSVVFGCILALGLPLNAVSLWTLLRHHSLKSPSAVFMVNLAVSDLLLVVSLPMRVYYYATGTWPLGNLVCNLITMLFHNNIRSSAFFITFISVDRLLAVVYPLRSRHLRTSSNAWKAAALVWLLVLVINIPENHRCITFSPWSCSACWPSTWCARLWCLGL; from the exons ATGAACATTACTGAAGAGGGGCCAGAGCCACAGCCGCTTTACTCCGTGGTCTTTGGCTGTATTCTAGCGCTGGGTCTGCCTCTTAATGCCGTGTCACTGTGGACTCTGCTCAGACACCACAGCCTCAAATCCCCCAGTGCCGTCTTCATGGTGAACCTGGCAGTCTCAGACCTGCTGCTGGTGGTCTCTTTACCAATGAGGGTCTACTACTACGCCACAGGCACCTGGCCTCTgggcaatttggtttgcaactTGATTACAATGCTCTTTCACAACAACATCCGCTCCAGCGCCTtcttcatcaccttcatcagcGTGGACCGGCTGCTGGCTGTGGTTTATCCTCTGAGGTCACGCCACCTTCGAACCTCGTCTAACGCCTGGAAAGCTGCAGCGCTCGTTTGGCTGCTTGTGTTGGTGATCAACATCCCAGAGA ATCATCGTTGCATTACATTCAGCCCGTGGTCATGTTCAGCATGCTGGCCGTCAACATGGTGTGCACGGCTCTGGTGTCTTGGACTCTGA
- the LOC109991947 gene encoding lysophosphatidic acid receptor 6-like, which translates to MNITEEGPEPQPLYSVVFGCILALGLPLNAVSLWTLLRHHSLKSSSAVFMVNLAVSDLLLVVSLPMRVYYYATATWPLGNLVCNLITMLFRNNIRSSAFFITFISVDRLLAVVYPLRSRHLRTSSNAWKAAALVWLLVLVINIPESMHFSKFLKELNGSSCFEFKFPPRSLLYYIPPVLVFTMLAVNMVCTALVSWTLSRRLNDSARVNNKVNVMLIFFLNLVMFIICFLPLSVGILSTNNQVTPLVCLASVNCCLDPLLYYFCLDAFWKKKEDVDLPGEQQLKDIRNVSVWNEHLA; encoded by the coding sequence ATGAACATTACTGAAGAGGGGCCAGAGCCACAGCCGCTTTACTCCGTGGTCTTTGGCTGTATTCTAGCGCTGGGTCTGCCTCTTAATGCCGTGTCACTGTGGACTCTGCTCAGACACCACAGCCTCAAATCCTCCAGTGCCGTCTTCATGGTGAACCTGGCAGTCTCAGACCTGCTGCTGGTGGTCTCTTTACCAATGAGGGTCTACTACTACGCCACAGCCACCTGGCCTCTgggcaatttggtttgcaactTGATTACAATGCTCTTTCGCAACAACATCCGCTCCAGCGCCTtcttcatcaccttcatcagcGTGGACCGGCTGCTGGCTGTGGTTTATCCTCTGAGGTCACGCCACCTTCGGACCTCGTCTAACGCCTGGAAAGCTGCAGCGCTCGTTTGGCTGCTTGTGTTGGTGATCAACATCCCAGAGAGTATgcatttttcaaagtttttaaagGAGTTAAATGGATCTTCctgttttgaatttaaatttccTCCTAGATCATTGTTGTATTACATTCCGCCTGTGCTCGTGTTCACCATGCTCGCCGTCAACATGGTGTGCACGGCTCTGGTGTCTTGGACTCTTAGTAGACGCCTGAATGACTCTGCCAGGGTCAACAACAAGGTGAATGTCATGCTGATTTTCTTCTTGAACCTGGTTATGTTCATCATATGCTTCTTACCTCTGTCTGTTGGTATACTTTCAACAAATAATCAGGTAACACCTTTAGTATGTCTCGCCAGTGTGAACTGCTGCCTGGATCCTTTGTTGTATTACTTTTGTCTTGATGCTTTctggaagaagaaagaggatgTGGATCTTCCAGGAGAACAGCAGTTAAAGGACATACGTAATGTGTCGGTTTGGAATGAACATTTGgcttaa